A region of the Myxococcus stipitatus DSM 14675 genome:
CGCCTTGGGGCCCTGCTTGGCGTCCTTCGCGAGCAGCGTGGCGTAGTAGTAGTACGCGGCGCCGAAGCCCTCGTCGGCGTTGAGCGCGCGCTGGTAGGTCTCGTCCGCCTTCGCGGCGTCGCCCTTGCCCTGGTACACGCGCGCCAACTCCGTGAGCGCCATGGCCGACCGCTCCGGCTGCCCCACGAACTCCTGGCTCGCCTTCTCCAGTTGCTCCTGGGCCTTGGGCCAGTCGGAGCGCTCCCGGTAGATGGCGCCCATGGCCAGCCGCGCCTCGGGGTTCTTCGCCTTGGGGTCCTTCACCGCGCGCTGGTACTGGGTCAGCGCCTCATCCAGCTTGCCCTGACGGCGGTAGGCGTTGCCCAGCATCACCACCAGCTTGGGGCTGTCGCCCATCGTCTTGAGCGCCGTCTCGAGCGCACCCGCGGCTTCCTTCTCGCCGCCCTGCTTGCCCATGAGCGCCTTGGCCAGCTCGACGTGGAACTGCGCACGCGAGCTGTCCACGCGGATGGCCTTGCGGATCTCCTCGGCGGCCTGGTCGAAGTTGCCCTCGGCCAGGAGGCGGCGCCCCTTGATGAGGTGCAGCTCCGGGTTCTGCTTGTCGAGCGTGAAGCCGGTCTCCTCGCTCTTCTGCATCTCCCCACGCGCCTTGTCCTTGTCCAGCGGGACGGCGGTGGCCTCGGAGAGCTTCTGCTGCACGTCCGGCTTCAGGTTCTGCATCGCGGCGGACACGCGGCTGACGAGCAGCGAGCGCGCCAGGTGCGCGGCGGCCAGCTGCCGGGGCGACGGAGGCGGCTCCGACTCCAGCAGCTTCTTGAGCATGGAGTGGACCAGTCCGTAGTTGGGCTCGTCCTGCTCCAGCATCAGGAGGGAGCGGCCCAGGAGGGACTCGGGGTGGTCCTTCTCGTAGCGCAGCGCCAGGTCGTAGTTCTTCCAGGCGGAGTTGTCCTGTCCCAGGCGGCGGTACACCGCGCCCAGGCCGGAGTAGACGCGCGGGTCGTCCGGCGCCAGCACCTGCGCGCGCTCGAGCGTGTCCCGGGCGCGGTCCAGGTCGCCCGCGTTCATCTGGATGAGGCCGAGCGTGAGGTACAGGAGCGAGCTGGAGCGGCCCTGGGCATCCAGGCCCTTCACCGTCTCCTCCAGTCCGCCCAGCGCGTCCTTGCCCTTTCCACCGTAGGTCTGGGCCAGGGCCTCCGCGGCGATGAGGTGCGAGCTGACGTCGCCCGACTTCTTGCCGGCGGCCAGGTGCTCCTCGGCGCGGCGGCGCGCATCGTCGCCACCGCCGTGCTCACCCCAGCGAATCGCGTAGGCGTACGCGAGGTAGCCGTGCGCCTGGGCGGAGTCGGAGTTCACCTCGATGGCCTTGTCCGCCTCTTCACAGGCCTTCTTGTAGCTGTCGAACGAGTCGCGCTTGAGCAGCTCCGCGGAGGCCTCCAGGTGCTTCTTCAGCTCGCGGGAGATCTTCCGGGTGTGCGCCGTGTACC
Encoded here:
- a CDS encoding tetratricopeptide repeat protein, with the protein product MGRFMEAMVVCKKGVKAHPTAADPRLLLARVYAEQGKDKKALEEALGALQVQPEDKAALRLAGALQLKTGDTEPGKANLLKAFTADPGDPDTVTLLQQHKIEPPRPAAPTPVAAAPVAPAPSAVQQSAASLSHGAASATGSEPAPAPKPAPRLAPSEPSRAEPAQPRAAAPQPRRPQPVVVDEVDDDDDDDQPRRRGGRPQGGKGKLMTVALLVAIPLFIGGYGWYTAHTRKISRELKKHLEASAELLKRDSFDSYKKACEEADKAIEVNSDSAQAHGYLAYAYAIRWGEHGGGDDARRRAEEHLAAGKKSGDVSSHLIAAEALAQTYGGKGKDALGGLEETVKGLDAQGRSSSLLYLTLGLIQMNAGDLDRARDTLERAQVLAPDDPRVYSGLGAVYRRLGQDNSAWKNYDLALRYEKDHPESLLGRSLLMLEQDEPNYGLVHSMLKKLLESEPPPSPRQLAAAHLARSLLVSRVSAAMQNLKPDVQQKLSEATAVPLDKDKARGEMQKSEETGFTLDKQNPELHLIKGRRLLAEGNFDQAAEEIRKAIRVDSSRAQFHVELAKALMGKQGGEKEAAGALETALKTMGDSPKLVVMLGNAYRRQGKLDEALTQYQRAVKDPKAKNPEARLAMGAIYRERSDWPKAQEQLEKASQEFVGQPERSAMALTELARVYQGKGDAAKADETYQRALNADEGFGAAYYYYATLLAKDAKQGPKAKMLAQEYLKREPSGEHASAARSLSGG